One genomic segment of Acanthochromis polyacanthus isolate Apoly-LR-REF ecotype Palm Island chromosome 9, KAUST_Apoly_ChrSc, whole genome shotgun sequence includes these proteins:
- the selenof gene encoding selenoprotein F, with amino-acid sequence MSGEVYLLWLLSLLQTLSAYGADLSSEACRELGFSSNLLCSSCDLLGEFSLNKLQPNCRQCCQQEAQMEARKLYAGAILEVCGUKLGRFPQVQAFVRSDKPKMFKGLQIKYVRGSDPVLKLLDDNGNIAEELSILKWNTDSVEEFLSEKLDRI; translated from the exons ATGTCGGGAGAGGTGTATCTCCTGTGGCTTCTTTCGCTACTACAGACG CTGTCGGCGTACGGTGCCGACCTGTCGTCTGAGGCCTGCAGGGAGCTGGGCTTCTCCAGCAACCTGCTGTGCAGCTCCTGTGACCTGCTTGGGGAGTTCAGCCTCAACAAGCTCCAACCCAACTGCCGGCAGTGCTGCCAGCAGGAGGCCCAGATGGAAGCACGCAAG CTGTACGCCGGGGCCATCCTCGAGGTGTGTGGATGAAAATTGGGGAGGTTCCCTCAAGTCCAAG CTTTTGTCAGGAGCGACAAGCCGAAGATGTTCAAGGGTCTTCAGATCAAG TACGTTAGAGGCTCGGATCCTGTGCTCAAGCTTTTGGACGATAACGGGAACATCGCTGAAGAGCTCAGCATCCTCAAGTGGAACACTGACAGCGTGGAGGAGTTCCTGAGTGAGAAGTTAGACCGAATATAG